A genomic region of Chlorobaculum parvum NCIB 8327 contains the following coding sequences:
- a CDS encoding VOC family protein: protein MMKLTGINQITLRVNDVRLSEEFYVGILGFRVDHRAGANITYLRLNSDLFVLVKAETPGTADARDIRVDHFGFRLASDAEVREAAVYLEDRGVHLVTRPAHRREGLAFFVMDPDGNLIEFYSMRSDGLHSEPETLDTRTSSQIAADTRKKEAVGAEPKKPRRSRK from the coding sequence ATGATGAAACTGACGGGGATTAACCAGATTACTCTTCGGGTCAACGATGTGCGTTTATCCGAAGAGTTCTACGTTGGCATTCTCGGCTTCCGGGTAGATCACCGGGCCGGGGCCAATATTACCTACCTGCGGCTCAACTCCGATCTTTTCGTGCTGGTCAAGGCTGAAACGCCGGGCACAGCCGACGCCAGAGACATCCGTGTGGATCACTTCGGCTTCCGGCTGGCCTCTGATGCCGAGGTTCGGGAAGCTGCGGTCTATCTCGAAGACCGCGGTGTTCATCTGGTCACTCGTCCGGCGCACCGCCGGGAGGGGCTTGCCTTTTTCGTGATGGATCCCGACGGCAACCTGATCGAATTCTATTCCATGAGAAGCGACGGATTGCATTCGGAGCCGGAGACGCTTGATACCCGTACCTCCAGCCAGATTGCCGCCGATACGCGCAAAAAAGAGGCTGTGGGCGCCGAGCCCAAAAAGCCGAGACGTTCGCGCAAGTAA
- a CDS encoding DNA-directed RNA polymerase subunit omega, whose protein sequence is MSVKPVDLNKLRSTHENLYETVVAISKRAREIHEAERSELEERLLPYKEMIRNPTSESESEKVFPEQIAISVEFECREKPSQQAVAQYFDHQYDYILEKPVETKAAESENDDETDGD, encoded by the coding sequence ATGTCGGTCAAACCTGTAGATCTGAACAAGCTCAGAAGTACGCATGAAAACCTGTATGAAACCGTCGTGGCCATTTCGAAACGAGCCAGGGAGATTCACGAGGCTGAGCGGTCTGAACTTGAAGAACGCCTTCTTCCTTACAAGGAGATGATCCGGAATCCCACCTCGGAGTCCGAGTCCGAAAAGGTGTTCCCGGAGCAGATCGCTATCAGCGTCGAGTTCGAGTGCCGTGAGAAGCCCTCACAGCAGGCTGTCGCGCAGTACTTCGATCACCAGTACGATTATATTCTCGAAAAACCGGTCGAAACCAAGGCCGCAGAATCAGAGAACGATGATGAAACTGACGGGGATTAA
- the gmk gene encoding guanylate kinase, producing MPMSDQQDSRQGRLIVFSAPSGTGKSTVAKLVMERLGCLEFSVSATTRAMRAGEEDGVDYHFLTRERFEQLIEEGGFIEHEFFFGNYYGTLLGKTREAVDAGRNLLFDLDVKGALNLKKIFGEWALLVFLKPPSMEVLAQRLQSRKSEAPEALAMRLERAEMELACADQFDFVVVNDDLERTVDLVASKIAQFLPQS from the coding sequence ATGCCAATGAGTGACCAGCAAGATTCCAGACAGGGCCGGCTGATTGTCTTTTCAGCGCCTTCAGGCACCGGCAAGTCCACCGTGGCGAAGCTGGTGATGGAGCGTCTCGGCTGCCTGGAGTTTTCGGTTTCAGCTACCACCCGTGCCATGAGGGCCGGCGAAGAGGACGGGGTCGATTATCATTTTCTGACCCGCGAACGTTTCGAGCAACTCATCGAAGAGGGCGGTTTTATCGAGCACGAGTTCTTTTTCGGCAATTACTACGGAACGCTGCTCGGCAAGACCCGGGAGGCGGTTGACGCAGGCCGGAATCTTCTGTTCGATCTCGATGTGAAGGGGGCTCTGAACCTCAAGAAAATTTTCGGAGAGTGGGCGCTGCTCGTTTTCCTCAAACCTCCGAGCATGGAGGTACTTGCACAGCGGTTGCAGTCACGCAAAAGCGAGGCGCCAGAGGCTCTGGCCATGCGGCTCGAACGGGCGGAGATGGAACTTGCCTGTGCTGATCAGTTCGATTTTGTCGTGGTCAATGACGATCTCGAGCGCACTGTCGATCTTGTCGCTTCGAAGATCGCCCAGTTTCTTCCACAATCATAA